GTCAATCGTCGTGCGCAACGGCCCGAACAAGAGCAGCAGCACGAAGAAGATGATTCCCGCCACGACCGCCGCAGCTACCGCCTGCGAGTTGCGCGGCACCATGCCCTGCATACCGCGCGTGAGCATGACGGCGAAGATGACCAAGATGGAGATCGCGCCGATGTAAATCAACACCTGCGCCACGGCGAACAGGCCGATATCGAGCAGGACGAATAACCCGGCCACGCCGAAGAACGTCAGGATCATCATCAGCGCCGCGCGAAACAGGTTGCCGGTAGTGACGACAAAAATCGCCGACCCGAGGACGGCCAGGGCGATCACAATGAAGAGCACTTGATGGATCGTCATGTTCGTAGCAACTTCCAGCTCATGACTTCCGACCCAGCGAACTCAGAACTCAGGAGTCGGGAGTGGGAAGTCGGGAATCACTTTCACACGCTCACCGCCGCCATGTTCTCCGCCCGGCGCTGCTCGAGCACCGCTTCTTCCTGTAGGCGCATAATACGTGCGCGACGCGCTGCGATCGTCAGCGAGCCGATCAAGATGAGCATGCTCGCGGTGAACAGAATGGCCGCCTGAACACCCGGCGCCACGAGAATGCCACCGTTGGCCTGCGCCATCGCCGGGCTGGTCACGAAGAGCTTCATCAACGCCATCACCACGACCAAGTGCACGATCGAAACCGGCACGAAGAACTTCCAGTTCAGGTTGTGCATCTGATCCACGCGAATGCGCGGCAACGTGCCGCGCAGCCACATGAAGATGGTGAACACAGCGGCAGCTTTGAGCAGCAGCCAAATGTAAGGTGGTAGGACCGGGCCGGCATAGCCGCCCAGGAACAACGTCGAGAACACGAACGCCACGGCCAGCGCGTTGACGTATTCGCCTAGGAAGAACAGTGCAAACTTCATGCCGCTGTACTCGACGTGGAAGCCGGCCACGATCTCCGACTCGGCCTCCAGCAGGTCGAACGGCGAGCGCGCAGTCTCGGCAATGCCGCTGATCAGGAAGACCAGCGCGCTGAGCGGGAAGAACACGATAAACGGGATGCCCGGATTGCCGTCCAGCGTCGTCTGCTGATTGATGATGTCCACGAGGCCCATCGAGCCGGCCAACATCACCACCGGCAACACGTTCAACAGCATTGGCACTTCATAGCCGACCAATTGGGCCACCGTGCGGAACGCGCCCAACAAGGCGTACTTATTGTTGCTGCCCCACCCTGCCATGATGATCGCCACGATGCTACCCGAGCCGATGGCGATGATGTAGAACACGCCGACGTTCAGATTCGTACCCACCACACCCGGTGCAAACGGCAGCACGGCATAGGTCGTCAGAGCGAACACCGCAATGACCAGCGGCGCAAGGTTGTATACCCAGCGATCGGCGGCCGCCGGCGTAGTGTCCTCCTTGGTGAACATCTTGATGCCGTCGGCGATGGGTTGCAACAGCCCAAGCGGGCCGGCCTGGTTCGGTCCGACGCGATCCTGAATGCGCGCGACGACC
The window above is part of the Candidatus Roseilinea sp. genome. Proteins encoded here:
- the nuoH gene encoding NADH-quinone oxidoreductase subunit H; protein product: MNFINDLLKIIGDFVAGIINSIFGFSPFIADLITMGLAAVILCTFAALSFMGLTYVERKVVARIQDRVGPNQAGPLGLLQPIADGIKMFTKEDTTPAAADRWVYNLAPLVIAVFALTTYAVLPFAPGVVGTNLNVGVFYIIAIGSGSIVAIIMAGWGSNNKYALLGAFRTVAQLVGYEVPMLLNVLPVVMLAGSMGLVDIINQQTTLDGNPGIPFIVFFPLSALVFLISGIAETARSPFDLLEAESEIVAGFHVEYSGMKFALFFLGEYVNALAVAFVFSTLFLGGYAGPVLPPYIWLLLKAAAVFTIFMWLRGTLPRIRVDQMHNLNWKFFVPVSIVHLVVVMALMKLFVTSPAMAQANGGILVAPGVQAAILFTASMLILIGSLTIAARRARIMRLQEEAVLEQRRAENMAAVSV